The following are encoded together in the Lathyrus oleraceus cultivar Zhongwan6 chromosome 3, CAAS_Psat_ZW6_1.0, whole genome shotgun sequence genome:
- the LOC127131927 gene encoding uncharacterized protein LOC127131927, with protein sequence MSEKVVVPKLMVKEKVNESKPVVKLPFPTRNKKKERHEKNFKKFSEMFKKLEINIPFLEELEQMPSYAKFMKDIISKKRSTETDPIPVKKKDRGSVTIPCTIGDRSFKKALIDLGASVSLMSLSIYKRLGIGKVQDTRMTLQFVDHFVKRPYGVVEDVLVKIDKFVFSVDFAILEMLEDEEIPLILGRPFLETGRCLIDIEEGSMTLKVYDEELKIDVRNTMRYKDDMATSQHIEVIDQVVL encoded by the coding sequence ATGAGTGAAAAGGTGGTAGTGCCTAAATTGATGGTTAAAGAAAAAGTTAATGAATCAAAGCCGGTTGTCAAACTCCCTTTCCCCACaagaaataaaaagaaagagCGACATGAGAAGAACTTCAAGAAATTCTCTGAGATGTTCAAAAAGCTTGAGATTAACATTCCGTTCTTGGAGGAACTTGAACAAATGCCCTCTtatgctaaatttatgaaggATATTATTTCAAAAAAGCGGAGCACCGAGACTGACCCTATTCCGGTGAAGAAGAAGGATCGAGGCTCGGTAACTATCCCTTGCACTATTGGGGATAGATCTTTCAAAAAGGCCCTTATAGACTTGGGAGCAAGTGTGAGTCTCATGTcgttatccatttacaagaggTTGGGGATTGGAAAAGTGCAAGATACtagaatgacacttcaatttgtTGACCACTTTGTGAAGAGACCTTATGGAGTagtggaagatgttcttgtgaagattgataagtttgtaTTTTCGGTGGACTTTGCCATCTTAGAAATGCtggaagatgaagagatacctctcATTCTTGGTAGACCATTTTTGGAGACAGGAAGATGTTTGATAGATATAGAGGAGGGCAGCATGACTCTAAAAGTTTACGATGAAGAGTTGAAAATTGATGTGCGAAACACCATGAGATACAAAGATGATATGGCCACCAGTCAACACATAGAGGTGATTGATCAAGTGGTTCTGTAA